The genome window ctgattaggcctttggagcattcgcctactgaatcacggccggcaaaccaaagtgattacagcgtccccggtgccaccactatggaggttctcctcggccactaggttttggtttggccgatagagttgccgccccatcttcctcgccgtcacctctgagcaccaatatGGAAGCAGCAAATAAAGAGTATATCATCATTGCTACTAAGAAGTCAGTCTATTCTGACtcgcaaatatttttaaatgaaaacctGCGTTGGCCAAACCTTCTGCGCCAGTACTCACACAAAGTTATGGAAACATTTTTTCATTGTATGTTATACAGTGCAATCTATTCCCAAAAAATCGACGAATGCGTCACCCAAAAAGCCTCCTATCGTTATCGTTAAGAACCGACAAAACTTACAACCGAGCTGTTGCGCTTTCGAGGGGTTTTGCACATAGTTTACGGGTATACATTGTGATTGTTTCATTTTGTTTATCAATTGTGAACAATCCAATCACAAGGACCGATAATTTCAATTCTAAATGTAGGAGCAGAGTTAACGGACATTGGTGAAGCGTTTTTGATTTtggtatattttatattacaaggagtaataaaaacaaaataaacaaaattccaTGGAAGACCATTTGTTCATGAAACAGAAAAGTAGTAAACAAATATTAACTTACCATTTTTCTCGTGTATTTGTACAAGTGATTTGAAACTCTGTTGTGCGCGAGCAAGACTGTACTGACCCTGTTTGAATATATGAACTTCTTATAAACTTTATTCTTTCATAATGCACTGACCACTCTTTAGCAGAAACAATATATTTCATTCTTTATCTCCGATAAAGTGAGGTCTAGCAAAAGAATAATATCTGAATTGTTCCCTTACATTTACCTTGGTTGCCCCGAATTGTATGCGGGCCTTTCCTTTGACTAGCGTAGCAGCTATTTGCATAATGACCGCTTCAACGGTATATGCCGAACTCCATCCTTGTTTAGTCAATAGTTCCATGCAAATAGCGCCTCCCACTAATACATAACCGCCTGAAAAGTGAATAGTGAATTAGATAAATTTTAGAATTGGGTCAATAAAATTCGTATCACAGATTATGATTGAAATTTTCCATTCCTTACCTGAAATAATTGGATGTACTACTCTCACGAAAGGTGGCTCAAATGGATATGATTCCTTAAACATTATATTGAGGAGTATGCTATCACGCCCTTCCTTTTCCTTGAGCAAAACTAAATCATtgtgcagagggctatctgggTCCACTGATTTCAAACGAATGTTCCACTCATATATGGAATCGTTAACAAGTTCTATCGAATACATGTTACTTTTAAATGAATCTGAACGATAAATATCTCGTAATTCTTTCATTAGGCGATCTGTCGCCTGCACTGATCCTGATACCGATccctaaaattcaaaaataaaaaccaaacgATGTAGTTATATACGTTATATTTGGCTTAACATCACAACGACTTACTTTCAAGTAATCTTGTCGCTGACTCTGGCGTAATCTTTCTAAGGTGGCTAAATGTTCTACTTCCATTTCATCCTTCTGCAATTGGGAAAGGAGGAAATTCTAAAATTGGATATTCTAATCTGGATGCTGGGTAGCCTTTACCTTATTAACATTTCTACCATCATCCATTTCTAAAGGTAAATCTTCATCGCCTTCGCTCTCTTGTTCACTATCACCTACTGGATCTTCAATTTCATCTGGATCGGATTCGATCTCTTCGATTTGATGATTTTGCGGGTGAACGGGTGATGCATTTGCTGGCGGTAATTGGAACGGTATTGTCAAATTATCCAAATCGGGTGGTAAAGGAACGTTATGTAAACGACAAAGTTCGCGTAGTAAAATTCCAACCTATACACAGGGAATGCAATTGATATAATaaagcttttttgaaaaaattgctCGACAAACATTACCTGATTAATTACATGGTTATCGCGACCATTTGTATTACTAAGAATTTGTACAGCATTTGTTACACTAGTCTCCTCGCTCTCAGCGAACCATACGGGCGGCGAGGATGGATAAGTTTCCTGAAAGTAAAAATACATAAGTTCATTCCACTCTATAATTAATTCAGTTGATGAATGCGAAATTTCAAGTTGTTGACTTTTAAAGTTTCAGTAATGTGCGATGGTTGCATGATTCACGCTTTTCCTCTGATTAGAGATTGATAAACCTTTGGAACCATGTTATGAACTACTGATGGCAAACATAATATTATTGGTGTTATTATTTTTGATAATATGTAATCATATTGACTTTTATCTGGGAAAACGAACCAAAACAAAATTGTACATAATGATAACGAATGGGTTTAAAGATAATTAATAATTAGGTCACTGATACCAGCTGAATTGATAGACTTTTTCTTAAAAGTTATCATGATTAGAAGATAATGCATCCAAGCAGCAAGTCTTATTTGCGAGAATGCTCGAACGCAAAATAGGCAAATTTTTTAACCAGTTGTGAAATTGTTTATTCGTTCAAACGTTCAATTGCTGTTGATACCATTTGCGCACATGCAACACCAGAAGGAAAATTGTAGCAATATAGTTGCCTCAGCAAAGTAATATCAATTAAAATGGGAATGAAGTGCTACAAAATTTCATTCAGATTGAATAAAGGAAAATCATACAACGTATCCCATCTACATATCTGAATTCCGCCAAAGTGGTCCAACCACAAAAAGCCACCTTTTCAACATCGATATCTTTGGTAATACGGATGCAGGTGGACCTTCCggataatatttttaaagaggACATATGTCTTTCGACAATGGGATCTCTCTTTCGGTCGATTAAAATTTTTGGTAATGGTGATGGTGTAAGCGGGAAATTAAGGCAACGTAGTTAGTACTGTCCTCAGTAAAACTAGTCATTAGGGGAAGTGATATAGGTGGACGATCGTCACAGCTGGAATAGCTACATAAAGCTAAATCATACCTTATTCCATTGCTTCGTCAGTGGGTATATTTAATAATCAGATGTATAGCAAGTTTACCAGAATATATCTGTTTCAGCTGATTAAACTTCTTTTATAGATAAGATCTGAATATTGAAGTTGTTCTCAGTATCTTAAATTACACTCTTTGAAGTAATTAGATATTGTATGTACGAGCAGAGCTCCAAAGTTGACTTTATCGCCGCTTTGTTTATTAGTGCGTTGAATTTCAAGTGTTGCCTAGGAAATGTTTTTAGAAGCCAATGCAAGCTTCTGAATCTCAGGTTAAGGTGAGTTTTTTGGGCATCAATATTTCTCTCAGTTGAAGTTTATTCTAAAGAATTTAGCCTCCTTAGACCGGAGTAGATATGCAGTTAGGCTTAATTGATGACATGACTACACTTGGTTTCCCCACTTTGATTCTCTAGCAGGCCAACCATTGCCCGCCCATCTTTTCATGTGACTctcaagacaacactaacagcATTCGAATGAGAGCAGAGAATCACCGTATCGTCTGCAAAGGGACTGTTACTTAAATAGGCATTCATTCGTGAAGAATACTGGGGGTATATATCAAGTAGAGGGATATTAAGGACATTACTTTGAAATATCCTCGCTCCCTCCACGATTACCTATCTTGTCGTTGTGAGGGAGCTTATTAAGGAAACAAGAGTTTAGACcagaagccaagcggtaatcaaaatccCAAGCCAAGATATGACTATCGTATCGAGGGCAGAATGGTTTCAGGGGTTGAGATATCGCCGTGAACGGTGCACTCTGGATCCCAGACGATGCCCAGTTTCAACTAATCTTGTCTCGACAAAAAGGGACTCtgtcgagatcgacttactttccccgataaaactgaggcaATTGCAGCCAATTATAAGAAactaaaaaacagaaaaaaaaactttaaaaaaaaaaacaaaattaagtcCCGATCGGGACGATCCAACCCCTAGTGAAGAGGCCACCCTAAGCTCATTGATGGAGAACCTCAGTCTAGACCCGGATTTTCCACTTACTGAAGTGGGCACCAGTCTTTAACGGTCGAGCCGAAGCAAGCACCTTCTCACAGCACTCCTGACCTCGGCCTCCAATtgacgccacctgctgaggctaaagtatTGCCCGTGAGTAAGCATCTGTCCTCAGACAGCAAACAGCTTtcgggcaaatcacaacccactGGTTGTGACAAGATTGAAAGGAAAGTAGCATCCGGGGCATCTGTGGCTAGGGCAAAACGGAAGAAACAGCGGTCCTCGGACCCTCCCAACACTTCCACACAAAAATTAGCAAAGAGGACGCGCCCGGTAACGGctaaaagtgcttcctctggatTCCAGGAGAAGAGTGTAATTGTGCTGAGTTTTtagaacaacttggtgtccagaataacaACACCCCTatacctggatgctgctaggcaacaaaacaggagagagagcggATGGATCGGGAACTTTCCTTagtatcggcgttcccgaattTGAAATTAAGGAGGTTTGAGAACAAACGGATTGCCGACTCTATTACGGGCTGGGAACTATTACGTTACAAACGACGACtcataaaaccattgaaggggtcgcgcagccctcggcatcttcatctgaagcgtagatgaggtgccatatctcCCAAATCAATTTTCAGCATTCGTCGGATCAATACCTACCTAACCCATGCAAGAGACATGAGTTGTTGGTGGTGTAGTCAGGGGTCTGAATTTTCAACATAATAGCCTATTGTATGTCAATGGAAGAGATCGAACCCGCTCCTGCATAGTGGTCTCCAAAGacctccaggctaatttggttaacgacttacagtctgttacataagagcgtggtcacttttaaataataacaattgatttttcgaaaattcgcaaatttattgataatttggtcgtcaatactcaatgcaaatacctcagtagcaagtccaatctcctgcattgtcaattatggcctggcaccgtcggggcatactttccactagtttttctgcatattctaccggaaaagaccaccaaattttccgaatttgtcgagaaagttgatcaaaattacatggcttgcgtctgcgaagctgcattttcatcagagcccacacattttccatgggatttgcatccgatgactgagatggccaatctaaaatgacaactccgttttgcgccttccactcgctacacgctcgactccgatgtttcggatcgttgtcctcttgaaggatccagctttcatttttcttgatataccattgcttagcagatggtaacaaagccttttgatatattttattcattttttcggcatttaaattctcggtaaataagaacaaagtaccgaaacctttgtttgagaaggacccccaaacatggaccttgacggggtgtttaacagttcgttgaagcatcctactggtggaggttgtccaggcgtgtttgatgctcggaaatgcccagaaggagaattcatcagaaaaaattacgttgctccaatcgcggtccaagttttccttcgcccattccactcgtttttcaacgtgttttgctttcaatttcacagcagctccacgtaaagtcaaagttggatctttcgagaacaatgcgagaatctttttttcgtccttttttgagactttgcttgcacttccgcgatcaggaaaatcatcaacgttaccgacctttttatagcgatttatccacttgctaacgaactgcttcgactttcccatatatttcgcagcagcagtttgcgttaatttgggtcctttttcatgcaaacatagaaaaattgcctcaaagcgagaggtGTAAACAGTactcatttcgaaaaatcactcaattgaagactaaatttgacagagagctgactttttacaaaaagcatgaaggactgaggtgccctctatgtcatagaaaaagaaacaggacgctctgattttttatctacgtgtaacagtgaccacgttcttatgtaacagactatGTGATGGCGATAGCACAACGgtcaaactaaccataaaaagttaacagggagataaagataTTCTATGGTGttttgcatatttcccctataacgcagaagaagttcccatTACCCACCACATATGCtcgggaagttccaacatcaatgcaagaggatcgagattaTCTAGTGGGATCCgatctgcagatcctcaattttggtaatgaacccactttcttcaacgtgatcatcgacatcacggtggcatcaaaCGATATCGCACTCTCGGACCACAGTCGCAttaatttcgtaatgggcatggaccCACTTCCGGACGCTCCATTTCGAAATCCGCGgcagacagattgggcgacatCTAAACTAGAACTGAGCGTAcgagttacgatccctgagAGGCACATCAAAtttattgctggaattgagaaaacaaataGCATGTGACAAGCTTTCAAAGAAAGGTGTCCACTCAAGGcaacaaagaaggataaaacaccatggtggaactcggatttggcagaacagaggagaacgatagGGGTGGTCACCAATCATGGTCTGAAGTCTGATGCAGCCTGGTTGGAATcggtataaagaggcacaggaagctctaaagaagaatATTAAAtcggctcatcatcatcatggaaACGCTTTTGCGAGCAGACCAACTCTATTGATACAACCTCAAAGCGTTTACGTTTATAGagtgggaggtacacagaaagccatGAAAAAACAGCAAACCATTTGCTGGAAGTGCACCGGAATGCAGTATCCAAAATCTCAACTCaaggccaacaggtgcatacagccctcaatcaAGAGaccggaatctggcatgcaaaatagtatcactggagcaagTAAAATGGACGTTTAACTCTTGCCATAGATACAAACCTGCAGGTCCAGATGGTATCATTCTTGCTCTTGTAATAGAATGAATACTCTGGGTCTTCATATTCCGAATATATACCGTACATGcgtagcacacgcttatattccaattaactatgTGAAGGAGATATTTATTCCAAAACCAGtgaaaaagcttccgaccgatcagcctaactaactaactagtatATCGATTCATAAGGGATATATACATTCCTAAGTTGCTACTTCACCACAAGTAACACGCGtaccagaaagacaaatccaGATCTTCCACCCCTTATGCACATTCATAGACATCGAATGTGCCTTCAAATATGCCTCAGTtgtggcaatttgtgatgcggcaagacagcatgtaaTCGAACAGCTGTCAATCAGTTGGCtccttcacatgctggagtggaTAAAAATTCACATATTGGTCAGCGAGAAGTcatttgaagcaggatgtcATAGCCATAATAATCACCGGCAAAGTTGTGAACacaatatgtgaccgcttgaatgcaactctgttcactaggaacgtcggGTAGGATAGCTAAACCCTACCCCCCTATTCAGGAGTACATTCCGACTCGCAGCTAACGCAGAACTATCATATCCaggaaaaatatcagaaatcGTGCAGATTTGCTCTgatgctgtaggactgcgataggtaagacctggggacttctACCGCAacagattcattggatgtatacatccataataaaatccgTTTTGATGtacgcatgcatcgtctggtggtcgaAACTGAACTAACAGCGGGAAGCTACTAACGCAGATTCGGAGATTCGGATGAATAAGtaaatataagtaataataAGTAAAAATGAATACTACATCAGCTGCGGCATTCGAAGCTGTTCTAAACCTACCTGATATATATCTGTTTTAGGTTATATGCAACCGATGTGAAGGAAAGACGGCTCTGCATTTCATATGCACACGCCCGGTCTCCTCAGATCATAGGAAGACACCTTAGTAAGGTTCTCtttaatgaagaatctgtacACTCTATACCTCTAAAGAATTTTTCTCAGATTCGGTAAAGGGTGCGAACGACGTAGGCGGGAAGCTATTTAATAAGCTACTTACGGGTAAAGTGCAGTGGACCAAACAAAGGCCTGAGGGCTCGAGCTTCGACTCCCTCATAatgctaaactaaactaaccctCGCTGTGATATTGGTTTTCTATGAAATAAAGTTTCTTGTTTAAGAATATATCTCCTGCCGATAAGATACGACTTTATGAGTATTTTTAGATAACTTTGAATTTGTATATGAGATCGTAATACCAGACGTTATCAAAAGGCTTATGCAATGTCAGGGAAGACGGAAATTTCAATTTCGACCAAGTGTAATTATAATTTGGATAGTAGCAGAGCTTTTGAATTGCTTTGATAACGAAGGGAACAGTCTTATCGTCATCGTTCTTTGCCAAAATTTCCAGTATTTTGGAAAGTCAGTTATCTTCCGGTAGTAAAAAGGTCGACACCAGGAACTTTTTTAGAATCCACGTGGTTTTGCCAGAAGCTCAATCGAATCGGTTGGGATGCATCTTCAAATCAAGTGTTGAGCAAAGATTGAATTCTTATCGAAATCACCTGTCACCTAGCTGCCGTCCGACGATCGGATTGTTGACTCGCGCAGGACCAACCTgtagagtttttccatcgtccTCTAAAGGGGATAATTCGTGGTTGGGGAAAAATTTTCAAGCAAGCATTTTAGATCTGTTTCAAATTTGGTAATATAGAGTGCCGTTATTCCTTATTTATGCTTTGAGATAAGATTTGCACCAgggttgatcaaaatcataattttttgtttacgaccaatttttaaagaaaaatcaaataaattgttatttttttttaattgggatTAATTAAAATTTGTCCCAATTAAATTATAAATGATAGATTTTGACTTTACTAACTGCTAACTGGAAAGCTACTATTTTGTTTACTAGCAACAACCAGGTCAGCGTTATCCAATGCGTTCGCTGCAGAGCCGAAAAATTATCAGGGAAAATTAAGAATAAAACTACCAAATCCAGTGAATATTAACTACCAACCGAGTAGTTAATATTCTCGGTGGACCTCCAATCATTTTTCTATTCCACTGCGAATGGCCTCATACAGcaaaaaataaggttttgttttacaaacaaaaccttaaaaacgggatTCCCTCAAAATTGTAGACAAATTGACTGAAAGCTATAGGGTCGACGTGCTTTCAGCAAATGCTACCAGATTGAGGCCTAGTTCCATCTCAgtacaaaatattttaaaattttcatcgcGTCCGAAAAAAGTGTAAACCTCAACCACGGTCAACATTGTAAGAATTTCACGTGAGTAAGTTAGATAGGTAAATTATGAAAGCTATATATCTGTGATTTTCTGTGATCGGATATCAACCGTAGTCACTATTTTACTTGGGAAAGAgatcacttgatgaggcttACAATGAAGAGATGAGAAGTGTTTTCCTACTGTGAAAGATCAgacaattgatttttcattt of Hermetia illucens chromosome 4, iHerIll2.2.curated.20191125, whole genome shotgun sequence contains these proteins:
- the LOC119653629 gene encoding ubiquitin-conjugating enzyme E2 Q2 isoform X1, producing MACLNTLKLEIKTLEKTFTKSHERFQILNASVDELTCRFIGKNGKRYDIHANITETYPSSPPVWFAESEETSVTNAVQILSNTNGRDNHVINQVGILLRELCRLHNVPLPPDLDNLTIPFQLPPANASPVHPQNHQIEEIESDPDEIEDPVGDSEQESEGDEDLPLEMDDGRNVNKKDEMEVEHLATLERLRQSQRQDYLKGSVSGSVQATDRLMKELRDIYRSDSFKSNMYSIELVNDSIYEWNIRLKSVDPDSPLHNDLVLLKEKEGRDSILLNIMFKESYPFEPPFVRVVHPIISGGYVLVGGAICMELLTKQGWSSAYTVEAVIMQIAATLVKGKARIQFGATKVNGQYSLARAQQSFKSLVQIHEKNGWFTPPKEDG
- the LOC119653629 gene encoding ubiquitin-conjugating enzyme E2 Q2 isoform X2; its protein translation is MACLNTLKLEIKTLEKTFTKSHERFQILNASVDELTCRFIGKNGKRYDIHANITETYPSSPPVWFAESEETSVTNAVQILSNTNGRDNHVINQVGILLRELCRLHNVPLPPDLDNLTIPFQLPPANASPVHPQNHQIEEIESDPDEIEDPVGDSEQESEGDEDLPLEMDDGRNVNKKDEMEVEHLATLERLRQSQRQDYLKGSVSGSVQATDRLMKELRDIYRSDSFKSNMYSIELVNDSIYEWNIRLKSVDPDSPLHNDLVLLKEKEGRDSILLNIMFKESYPFEPPFVRVVHPIISGGYVLVGGAICMELLTKQGWSSAYTVEAVIMQIAATLVKGKARIQFGATKGQYSLARAQQSFKSLVQIHEKNGWFTPPKEDG